The following proteins are co-located in the Peromyscus maniculatus bairdii isolate BWxNUB_F1_BW_parent chromosome 23, HU_Pman_BW_mat_3.1, whole genome shotgun sequence genome:
- the Actl6b gene encoding actin-like protein 6B isoform X2, whose product MPKSYGRHVTQPSDNELLWNTRAKREKLTELMFEQYNIPAFFLCKTAVLTAFANGRSTGLVLDSGATHTTAIPVHDGYVLQQGIVKSPLAGDFISMQCRELFQEMAIDIIPPYMIAAKEPVREGAPPNWKKKEKLPQVSKSWHNYMCNEVIQDFQASVLQVSDSPYDEQVAAQMPTVHYEMPNGYNTDYGAERLRIPEGLFDPSNVKGLSGNTMLGVGHVVTTSIGMCDIDIRPGLYGSVIVTGGNTLLQGFTDRLNRELSQKTPPSMRLKLIASNSTMERKFSPWIGGSILASLGTFQQMWISKQEYEEGGKQCVERKCP is encoded by the exons ATGCCCAAATCTTACGGCAGACATGTGACTCAGCCCTCCGACAATGAGCTTCTA TGGAACACCCGGGCCAAGCGGGAGAAACTGACGGAGCTGATGTTCGAGCAGTACAACATTCCTGCCTTCTTCTTGTGCAAGACAGCCGTGCTCACAGC CTTTGCAAATGGACGCTCCACAGGCCTGGTGCTGGACAGCGGGGCCACCCATACTACAGCCATCCCGGTCCACGATGGCTATGTCCTACAGCAAG GCATCGTCAAGTCCCCCCTGGCAGGGGACTTCATCTCCATGCAGTGCCGGGAGCTCTTCCAGGAAATGGCCATTGACATCATCCCCCCTTACATGATTGCAGCCAAG GAGCCTGTACGGGAGGGAGCCCCCCCAAActggaaaaagaaggagaagctACCCCAAGTCTCCAAGTCCTGGCATAACTACATGTGCAAC GAGGTGATCCAAGACTTCCAGGCCTCCGTGCTGCAGGTGTCCGACTCCCCTTACGATGAACA GGTGGCTGCGCAGATGCCCACTGTGCATTATGAAATGCCCAACGGCTACAACACAGACTACGGGGCCGAGAGACTTCGCATCCCCGAGGGCCTTTTTGATCCCTCCAATGTCAAG GGCCTGTCCGGGAACACTATGCTAGGAGTGGGCCACGTGGTTACCACCAGCATCGGCATGTGCGACATTGACATCCGCCCG GGTCTCTACGGTAGCGTCATTGTCACGGGCGGGAACACGCTGCTCCAGGGCTTCACAGACAGGCTTAATCGAGAGCTTTCCCAGAAGACCCCACCG aGCATGCGGCTGAAACTCATCGCCAGCAACAGCACCATGGAACGCAAGTTCAGCCCCTGGATCGGGGGCTCCATCTTGGCCTCACTG GGCACGTTCCAGCAGATGTGGATCTCCAAGCAGGAATacgaggagggagggaagcagtgcGTGGAGCGGAAGTGCCCCTGA
- the Actl6b gene encoding actin-like protein 6B isoform X3, whose translation MFEQYNIPAFFLCKTAVLTAFANGRSTGLVLDSGATHTTAIPVHDGYVLQQGIVKSPLAGDFISMQCRELFQEMAIDIIPPYMIAAKEPVREGAPPNWKKKEKLPQVSKSWHNYMCNEVIQDFQASVLQVSDSPYDEQVAAQMPTVHYEMPNGYNTDYGAERLRIPEGLFDPSNVKGLSGNTMLGVGHVVTTSIGMCDIDIRPGLYGSVIVTGGNTLLQGFTDRLNRELSQKTPPSMRLKLIASNSTMERKFSPWIGGSILASLGTFQQMWISKQEYEEGGKQCVERKCP comes from the exons ATGTTCGAGCAGTACAACATTCCTGCCTTCTTCTTGTGCAAGACAGCCGTGCTCACAGC CTTTGCAAATGGACGCTCCACAGGCCTGGTGCTGGACAGCGGGGCCACCCATACTACAGCCATCCCGGTCCACGATGGCTATGTCCTACAGCAAG GCATCGTCAAGTCCCCCCTGGCAGGGGACTTCATCTCCATGCAGTGCCGGGAGCTCTTCCAGGAAATGGCCATTGACATCATCCCCCCTTACATGATTGCAGCCAAG GAGCCTGTACGGGAGGGAGCCCCCCCAAActggaaaaagaaggagaagctACCCCAAGTCTCCAAGTCCTGGCATAACTACATGTGCAAC GAGGTGATCCAAGACTTCCAGGCCTCCGTGCTGCAGGTGTCCGACTCCCCTTACGATGAACA GGTGGCTGCGCAGATGCCCACTGTGCATTATGAAATGCCCAACGGCTACAACACAGACTACGGGGCCGAGAGACTTCGCATCCCCGAGGGCCTTTTTGATCCCTCCAATGTCAAG GGCCTGTCCGGGAACACTATGCTAGGAGTGGGCCACGTGGTTACCACCAGCATCGGCATGTGCGACATTGACATCCGCCCG GGTCTCTACGGTAGCGTCATTGTCACGGGCGGGAACACGCTGCTCCAGGGCTTCACAGACAGGCTTAATCGAGAGCTTTCCCAGAAGACCCCACCG aGCATGCGGCTGAAACTCATCGCCAGCAACAGCACCATGGAACGCAAGTTCAGCCCCTGGATCGGGGGCTCCATCTTGGCCTCACTG GGCACGTTCCAGCAGATGTGGATCTCCAAGCAGGAATacgaggagggagggaagcagtgcGTGGAGCGGAAGTGCCCCTGA
- the Actl6b gene encoding actin-like protein 6B isoform X4 → MSPLKNGMIEDWECFRAILDHTYSKHVKSEPNLHPVLMSEAPWNTRAKREKLTELMFEQYNIPAFFLCKTAVLTAFANGRSTGLVLDSGATHTTAIPVHDGYVLQQGIVKSPLAGDFISMQCRELFQEMAIDIIPPYMIAAKEPVREGAPPNWKKKEKLPQVSKSWHNYMCNEVIQDFQASVLQVSDSPYDEQVAAQMPTVHYEMPNGYNTDYGAERLRIPEGLFDPSNVKGLSGNTMLGVGHVVTTSIGMCDIDIRPGLYGSVIVTGGNTLLQGFTDRLNRELSQKTPPSMRLKLIASNSTMERKFSPWIGGSILASLGTFQQMWISKQEYEEGGKQCVERKCP, encoded by the exons ATGTCGCCCCTCAAGAATGGCATGA TTGAGGACTGGGAGTGTTTCAGAGCCATCCTGGATCACACCTACAGCAAACACGTCAAGTCGGAGCCCAACCTGCACCCAGTGCTCATGTCGGAGGCTCCG TGGAACACCCGGGCCAAGCGGGAGAAACTGACGGAGCTGATGTTCGAGCAGTACAACATTCCTGCCTTCTTCTTGTGCAAGACAGCCGTGCTCACAGC CTTTGCAAATGGACGCTCCACAGGCCTGGTGCTGGACAGCGGGGCCACCCATACTACAGCCATCCCGGTCCACGATGGCTATGTCCTACAGCAAG GCATCGTCAAGTCCCCCCTGGCAGGGGACTTCATCTCCATGCAGTGCCGGGAGCTCTTCCAGGAAATGGCCATTGACATCATCCCCCCTTACATGATTGCAGCCAAG GAGCCTGTACGGGAGGGAGCCCCCCCAAActggaaaaagaaggagaagctACCCCAAGTCTCCAAGTCCTGGCATAACTACATGTGCAAC GAGGTGATCCAAGACTTCCAGGCCTCCGTGCTGCAGGTGTCCGACTCCCCTTACGATGAACA GGTGGCTGCGCAGATGCCCACTGTGCATTATGAAATGCCCAACGGCTACAACACAGACTACGGGGCCGAGAGACTTCGCATCCCCGAGGGCCTTTTTGATCCCTCCAATGTCAAG GGCCTGTCCGGGAACACTATGCTAGGAGTGGGCCACGTGGTTACCACCAGCATCGGCATGTGCGACATTGACATCCGCCCG GGTCTCTACGGTAGCGTCATTGTCACGGGCGGGAACACGCTGCTCCAGGGCTTCACAGACAGGCTTAATCGAGAGCTTTCCCAGAAGACCCCACCG aGCATGCGGCTGAAACTCATCGCCAGCAACAGCACCATGGAACGCAAGTTCAGCCCCTGGATCGGGGGCTCCATCTTGGCCTCACTG GGCACGTTCCAGCAGATGTGGATCTCCAAGCAGGAATacgaggagggagggaagcagtgcGTGGAGCGGAAGTGCCCCTGA
- the Actl6b gene encoding actin-like protein 6B isoform X1, protein MSGGVYGGDEVGALVFDIGSFSVRAGYAGEDCPKADFPTTVGLLAAEEGGGLELEGEKEKKGKIFHIDTNALHVPRDGAEVMSPLKNGMIEDWECFRAILDHTYSKHVKSEPNLHPVLMSEAPWNTRAKREKLTELMFEQYNIPAFFLCKTAVLTAFANGRSTGLVLDSGATHTTAIPVHDGYVLQQGIVKSPLAGDFISMQCRELFQEMAIDIIPPYMIAAKEPVREGAPPNWKKKEKLPQVSKSWHNYMCNEVIQDFQASVLQVSDSPYDEQVAAQMPTVHYEMPNGYNTDYGAERLRIPEGLFDPSNVKGLSGNTMLGVGHVVTTSIGMCDIDIRPGLYGSVIVTGGNTLLQGFTDRLNRELSQKTPPSMRLKLIASNSTMERKFSPWIGGSILASLGTFQQMWISKQEYEEGGKQCVERKCP, encoded by the exons ATGAGCGGGGGCGTCTACGGCGGAG ATGAGGTGGGGGCGCTCGTCTTTGACATTGGCTCCTTCTCAGTCCGAGCTGGGTACGCTGGGGAGGACTGCCCCAAG GCTGACTTCCCCACCACTGTGGGGCTGCTGGCCGCAGAAGAGGGGGGCGGGCTGGAgctggagggggagaaagagaagaaagggaagatttTCCACATCGACACCAACGCCCTGCACGTGCCTCGGGATGGAGCAGAGGTCATGTCGCCCCTCAAGAATGGCATGA TTGAGGACTGGGAGTGTTTCAGAGCCATCCTGGATCACACCTACAGCAAACACGTCAAGTCGGAGCCCAACCTGCACCCAGTGCTCATGTCGGAGGCTCCG TGGAACACCCGGGCCAAGCGGGAGAAACTGACGGAGCTGATGTTCGAGCAGTACAACATTCCTGCCTTCTTCTTGTGCAAGACAGCCGTGCTCACAGC CTTTGCAAATGGACGCTCCACAGGCCTGGTGCTGGACAGCGGGGCCACCCATACTACAGCCATCCCGGTCCACGATGGCTATGTCCTACAGCAAG GCATCGTCAAGTCCCCCCTGGCAGGGGACTTCATCTCCATGCAGTGCCGGGAGCTCTTCCAGGAAATGGCCATTGACATCATCCCCCCTTACATGATTGCAGCCAAG GAGCCTGTACGGGAGGGAGCCCCCCCAAActggaaaaagaaggagaagctACCCCAAGTCTCCAAGTCCTGGCATAACTACATGTGCAAC GAGGTGATCCAAGACTTCCAGGCCTCCGTGCTGCAGGTGTCCGACTCCCCTTACGATGAACA GGTGGCTGCGCAGATGCCCACTGTGCATTATGAAATGCCCAACGGCTACAACACAGACTACGGGGCCGAGAGACTTCGCATCCCCGAGGGCCTTTTTGATCCCTCCAATGTCAAG GGCCTGTCCGGGAACACTATGCTAGGAGTGGGCCACGTGGTTACCACCAGCATCGGCATGTGCGACATTGACATCCGCCCG GGTCTCTACGGTAGCGTCATTGTCACGGGCGGGAACACGCTGCTCCAGGGCTTCACAGACAGGCTTAATCGAGAGCTTTCCCAGAAGACCCCACCG aGCATGCGGCTGAAACTCATCGCCAGCAACAGCACCATGGAACGCAAGTTCAGCCCCTGGATCGGGGGCTCCATCTTGGCCTCACTG GGCACGTTCCAGCAGATGTGGATCTCCAAGCAGGAATacgaggagggagggaagcagtgcGTGGAGCGGAAGTGCCCCTGA